The Dunckerocampus dactyliophorus isolate RoL2022-P2 chromosome 13, RoL_Ddac_1.1, whole genome shotgun sequence genome window below encodes:
- the LOC129192142 gene encoding afadin isoform X6 has product MIQTFKRSRKEKKKKKVPDGSRGNAANQTPQAPQEPPANQRQGDAPARRHTGSGHWGVLKQLGLPLGIWLSDDGGEAFVSAVINCSSSSTAHFKLSPAYALYAAGCSALRGPASSSPGRTCNVTSMANKMAAMTGEVIQRQQGIAGALAFWMANTSELLNFFQNDKDLSGLTRQSQLDLSLLVHEAYRWGRPFRRFLSGFAIVCFIPPSHLIGGLQSELQKHLPTFFMDPEQHGLLPPGTGDTPLKPCVPHAEKSCLSHRRLLSVTEMVLNTLLDTMSLLRRCRVNPTLAIQLFSQLFHFISSWLFNCLMSPDAATSGLRSHYWGAVLRQRLTGIRAWAERQGLELAADCHLGRIIQATMLLTMAKYTTQDAKHIQHTCFKLNSLQMQALLAGYFYASDEPDIPADLIDAVVTAAKASADAEIEREGRDVELEESLHLRLPFLLPEGGYSCCSVRGIPPGFREFLEPICHRGLCWFTSQHNPDADWTVFFTQTPAPAGSPSMESQREPEGVTFTLRKPPHSSLGVSIVAAKGAGQDHLGIYIKSIVKGGPAAMSGRLAAGDQLLSVDSHSLLGLSQERAAAIMTQTGPAVSLKVAKFAADRHGLRALLCGPTAAIAAGEDSSHCRANWKELLQCNAEGPPQHPGGRCGRGRIMHNDQQLYRSYPSVASYASEDEDDDGDEDVQGNKSASDLSTDMLHRDSFTLPALTSQDKRTSARSQPQQMFQVCLRPLGGHKRSFMRPALSQENLCVDTGGPLLDKRQKPRQSQGAQQSTTYSQLPIRPSFSSQDISSDKSKVQQGTCTRVWRTPFSQQATPTPSIQPVRVDIPVTRALAIQANPPLTTFQQSSSVVAPRLSEILRHNYGCPIPAAKKLPLPAKHQVSITPTKQVSFQEPPTQHKQGTGPTRPKDLQEHTEAQEKLEEKPRPQDLELLEQEARKLEDKAERSAEEAQRLHKLSLEWRFQMRRQQGDDDEDADVMVMKQQLGTRAQNERTAPGNPDSNFKEKTKSLPVPKDETKDPRPGECLHGTPLFQNHLHDNTAPEKLTFKECQRLFSPPSST; this is encoded by the exons ATGATCCAGACCTTTAAGAGgtcaagaaaagaaaagaagaaaaagaaagtgcCTGACGG CTCACGTGGAAATGCAGCAAACCAGACTCCTCAAGCACCCCAAGAGCCCCCAGCAAACCAAAGGCAGGGAGACGCTC CGGCAAGAAGGCACACAGGAAGTGGTCACTGGGGTGTCTTGAAGCAGCTCGGATTACCGCTTGGAATTTGGCTCAGTGACGACG GTGGGGAAGCCTTCGTGTCTGCGGTCATCAACTGCTCCAGCAGCTCAACTGCTCACTTCAAGCTCTCACCAGCGTACGCCCTCTACGCCGCGGGCTGCTCGGCGCTGCGAGGTCCCGCTTCCTCATCGCCAGGAAGGACGTGCAATGTGACCTCCATGGCCAACAAAATGGCGGCCATGACCGGCGAAGTCATCCAG AGGCAGCAGGGCATCGCCGGCGCTCTGGCCTTCTGGATGGCCAACACCTCCGAGCTGCTGAACTTCTTCCAAAACGACAAGGACCTCAGCGGGCTCACGCGGCAAAGTCAGCTGGACCTGTCCCTCCTGGTGCACGAAGCTTACAGGTGGGGACGCCCATTCCGCAGATTTCTATCTGGATTTGCTATTGTGTGCTTTATTCCCCCCAGCCACCTGATCGGCGGTCTCCAGAGTGAGCTACAAAAGCACCTGCCAACCTTCTTCATGGATCCTGAGCAACACGGTCTGCTGCCCCCTGGGACAGGTGACACCCCCTTGAAACCATGCGTACCTCACGCTGAGAAGAGCTGCCTGTCGCATAGACGTTTGCTCTCCGTGACAGAGATGGTTCTCAACACCTTGCTGGACACCATGTCGCTGCTACGACGCTGCCGGGTCAACCCCACCCTCGCCATTCAGCTCTTCTCCCAGCTCTTCCACTTCATCAGCTCCTGGCTCTTCAACTGCCTCATGAGCCCCGATGCCGCCACCTCGGGCTTGCGCTCCCACTACTGGGGGGCGGTTCTCCGCCAGAGGCTGACGGGCATCCGAGCCTGGGCGGAGAGGCAGGGCCTGGAGCTGGCTGCCGACTGCCACCTGGGGCGGATCATCCAG GCAACCATGCTTCTGACCATGGCCAAGTACACCACGCAAGACGCCAAGCACATCCAGCACACCTGCTTCAAGCTGAACTCACTGCAGATGCAAGCTTTGCTAGCAGGATACTTTTACGCCAGCGACGAGCCCGACATCCCCGCT GATTTGATCGATGCCGTGGTGACGGCCGCAAAGGCGTCTGCGGATGCAGAGATCGAGCGGGAAGGACGAGACGTCGAGCTGGAGGAGAGCCTTCACCTCCGCCTGCCCTTCCTGCTGCCGGAGGGGGGGTACTCCTGCTGCAGTGTGAGAGGAATCCCTCCCGGCTTCAGGGAGTTCCTGGAGCCCATTTGCCACAGAG GCCTCTGCTGGTTCACCTCCCAGCACAACCCTGACGCTGACTGGACCGTCTTCTTTACTCAAACACCTGCACCTGCTGGAAGTCCATCTATG GAAAGCCAGCGAGAGCCAGAGGGCGTGACCTTCACCCTGAGGAAGCCTCCACACAGCAGCTTGGGCGTCAGCATTGTGGCTGCCAAG GGGGCGGGACAGGACCACCTTGGGATTTACATCAAGTCCATCGTCAAGGGAGGACCGGCCGCCATG AGCGGTCGGTTAGCGGCGGGGGATCAGCTGCTCAGCGTGGACAGCCACAGCCTGCTGGGCCTCAGCCAAGAAAG GGCAGCAGCCATCATGACGCAAACGGGCCCCGCTGTCTCCTTAAAAGTTGCAAAGTTTGCCGCCGACCGCCACGGTCTGCGGGCTCTGCTCTGTGGTCCGACCGCTGCCATCGCCGCAG GGGAGGATAGCAGCCACTGCAGGGCCAACTGGAAGGAGCTCCTCCAGTGCAATGCTGAGGGTCCACCGCAGCATCCGGGGGGTCGGTGCGGGCGAGGAAGGATCATGCACAACGACCAACAGTTGTATCGCTCCTACCCCAGCGTGGCCA GTTACGCCTCggaggatgaagatgatgatggtgatgaagaTGTGCAAGGGAATAAATCTGCTTCCGACCTTTCCACTGAT ATGCTTCACAGAGACTCTTTCACGCTCCCGGCCCTCACATCGCAGGACAAGCGCACATCTGCACGCAGTCAACCACAGCAGATGTTCCAAGTGTGTTTGAGGCCTTTAGGAGGACACAAAAGGTCCTTCATG CGTCCAGCTCTCTCGCAGGAGAACTTGTGTGTGGACACAGGAGGCCCCCTGCTGGACAAACGTCAGAAGCCACGGCAGAGCCAGGGTGCCCAGCAAAGCACAACATACTCACAGCTGCCAATTCGGCCCAGCTTCTCCTCCCAAGACATCTCCTCTGACAAATCCAAGGTACAGCAGGGCACTTGCACCCGAGTCTGGAGAACTCCGTTCTCACAACAAGCCACACCAACGCCTTCCATCCAGCCCGTACGCGTAGACATCCCTGTCACCAGGGCACTCGCCATCCAGGCCAATCCTCCGCTCACCACCTTCCAGCAGAGTTCCTCTGTGGTGGCACCGAGGCTGAGTGAAATCCTCCGACACAACTACGGATGCCCCATCCCTGCTGCCAAGAAGCTACCTCTGCCAGCAAAACACCAAGTGAGCATCACTCCCACCAAGCAGGTTTCCTTCCAAGAACCTCCGACCCAACACAAGCAGGGCACCGGTCCGACCAGGCCAAAAGACCTGCAGGAGCATACGGAGGCCCAGGAGAAGCTGGAGGAAAAACCAAGGCCACAAGATTTGGAGCTCCTGGAGCAGGAGGCGAGGAAGCTGGAGGATAAAGCCGAGCGCAGCGCCGAGGAGGCCCAACGACTGCACAAACTCAGCCTGGAATGGCGGTTTCAGATGAGGCGGCAACAAGGAGATGACGATGAGGACGCGGACGTGATGGTGATGAAACAGCAGCTGGGCACCAGAGCTCAG AATGAGAGAACCGCTCCAGGAAACCCAGACAGCAATTTCAAAGAGAAGACTAAAAGCCTTCCCGTCCCAAAGGATGAGACAAAAG ATCCCAGACCAGGCGAATGCCTTCACGGCACCCCGCTGTTTCAAAA CCACCTGCACGACAACACGGCTCCAGAGAAGCTCACATTCAAGGAGTGCCAGCGTCTCTTTTCTCCGCCATCAAGCACATAA